A single region of the Xiphophorus maculatus strain JP 163 A chromosome 3, X_maculatus-5.0-male, whole genome shotgun sequence genome encodes:
- the cic gene encoding protein capicua homolog isoform X1 → MGPLKTNRRRSPPLTRGRGGKKRVGSHPVKEKDSKRVKKETLVRTTQHTPSTPSKRKYTPTPTEANSDDELITNSNTTTKEETTEQMKPVVSDTSDGKKPEEKTEKEKTVGTNGNSSPPTDSVVLPTSAPAPLGIAAPPQATNHSPSLGSVSSRKTATFKARVPKKKYMYEHFANNASVTNNIPISSPALISNSYGSINSKNSESVNTLNNIFKHSNNIPNSINKGTNVSINSSTSNITTSGITSMTSSSNSCAGSQSTYINSINSRSNNCAGTQPSVLTVDSKATETNHFVSVKDKTLRTSHSKEKDSLTGENELEGAPNSARSSSTDTASEHSSDLDVMEATGPNANIHILAPFQNSHPKEVSLSEGLAEALAKGMKNQRVLARQRKRKMESDMKTANGKDSCLQSPVFRPGVVRRVSGGSVEVQLQGEETLVKYPFCGRTMVTPSIEAESAVYFILDAPPPGISPVAVGTRVCVPFGEEERSPLLYREGVVVQVDPHPGVSFPYQVLLNEDRETLGEKLVGEKEKGKVTGRVVWVSRQSLRLLIPPWEVSQLDGGKAKERELEREREERERREEMEVEREVCQLSIGMGVLGGGARLGPGFSHEGAAGVHTSGTMHSPASSSTVSSSVVAVTSHGCESNLSGRERQKQPNTPEEDVEVSHFNMGNSIGPKANTGTSQYRNIVSKPSSYVPTSTHLSLVRGVGPPHLSTITSPLPTPSPALLTPEISNTTPNLPLTKTTPTQTPTPTSGVGSSPGSSRSRTPLSLAQQKYKKGDVVCTPNGIRKKFNGKQWRRLCSREGCMKESQRRGYCSRHLSMKTKEMEAAGGEKGGGGSSSGTVTPSDLRGRASSEFEWDETSRESSETSSRGDSRPRLVLPSLLPHELSSRFDLDECEAATMLVSLGSSRSGTPSFSPISNQSPFSPAPSPSPSPLFGFRPATFSPITASPVLQHRRHRQPSGTGGGGGGGSKPTTLTGAGERERHVSGVQPSFHSNLTFTVPMSPSKRKSDAPPPPPLPSHHHDYTPKTELELGDLNNSFRVLSPQTPASHSRTHTPTLSQFKGLNTPSSSRPPSSAAASPPPLLVSATPPSPLSTDGGLRRVVPIPQQTLRDSPVIVRNPEVPLVKFTESPLERGGGRNEAAIDNTPPKDIALTPLTPQPVTGLQVPVPINAAAATVPNGTVYLRSPAQTLVLVSPTSSSLPSTDPTATPLQALSVAVSTTVTASVLSSTDSSGERQDNKCTGFGGEVQQPVPCHPSPTALLPLILPTESLHPAPRKDIIMGRPGTVWTNVEPRSVPVFPWHSLVPFLAPTQSDAPSHPSEGQHPVNHPQATSLKTDCQGVAALSQEPAEAPPTVEKSPPSRPPPSSDEPLPEKEKGDVERERPDSETESDVDDPFLPGVVPEQPLSTSPVKRRTQSLSALPKDGDKSSPGKREKDHIRRPMNAFMIFSKRHRALVHQRHPNQDNRTVSKILGEWWYALGAMEKKKYHDLAFQVKEAHFKAHPDWKWCNKDRKKSSSEGRGVPGNKDIRERSMSESTEPHSVELKGVGPGLVGVSERSTGEGHVGQLTRPRAFSQSAVHSLERGDRGNTQALAELAQMCVDSGGQFTSHAPAPSQAQRGVSEDMTSDEERMVICEEEGDDDVIEDPYPSSSIDLKCKERVTDSDSENGSGDEGDRKRVFAPVICSTASSSSSHHTPHGRSVSLSSFPSSRRYDEGRSGVVGFSDHRRKERSDGETKDTLVNEGGSSMQASSLSISSAQLVKSTSSAGGPPSSSVGSLGASQALGIGAVRVASTVVTNVMRPVISTPLPIASKPRDGGPSSSPHPPERKSLTPQQQPQILIGPGGGVGPPAGGGGCYTSSSPNPVGAGGVVTNLVLGGALPAQSAVQLITPSPHPQPSHQHPLPCTAVSASHSQTNGPLPLLQPQFLPGSPAPPPGAKAITQVQYILPTLPANTNPKSPPQNLSQPTSIFNLPTVPPTHVSLANGKQQGAGLQTGYAPSPAVGVVNPGARVQTQSPVLQGKMFVPMTTVRTAQAPAQQIPIVTPPLPVQNGAQSGSKIIHLASMPMVQSQQPQGGAVHHASPFPVTVGAAVVAPGSAPSQAVLLPPAPTRITYVQSTPGVPSTLPLVSTTTGSSPTQQALPVPGSAYVPSPLATLGFTAIAPPGQTLVQPLIAGQAPLLATAQSPQPSTAAPASGSGGQIVTAIYPPSPSVTMATGVVSMAPVPPSVVYSVSNPSSASPHILPKHTIAPSTVMQLHLPPHPDRQADRHLPPDRSADRQSDRQPDRQVDILAHSDRQVERQNISYNSNSSAAPPSGSTASIRPSSPPLQIQAPGSTPKLLHLPVRLPQKVKATVATIPVGSYDGGGRGKDRERDKEREKEREREREREKEREREAAANSHFSFEPEPSGHTGSPAAHPSDEPPSSDTPLEGSSTADSSDPRNRESTTTKEGGWKETLPSSPLPPPSATEPALPPPQTDKDGPTPKKIKARPPPLKKTFDSVDKTGRVLSEVYFEERFAELPEFRPEEVLPSPTLQSLATSPRAILGSYRRKRKNSTDLDSAPDEQASPKRKSRRRSSCSSEPNTPKSAAKCEGDIFTFDRAATDGEDILAELEFEKVPYSSLRRTLDQRRALVMQLFQEQGFFPSAQATAAFQTRYSDIFPSKVCLQLKIREVRQKIMQTATPSDASILGPSESAASAPGPSGSQVGEGAGKGGGDLHDEEVEQGADASPEELRESQDSSR, encoded by the exons ATGGGACCGTTGAAGACAAATAGGAGACGATCTCCACCATTAACaagaggcagaggaggaaaaaaacgaGTTGGTTCTCATCCCGTAAAAGAGAAAGACTCCAAAAGAGTCAAGAAGGAGACGCTTGTCAGAACCACACAGCACACACCCAGCACTCCTTCCAAACGCAAATACACCCCGACGCCCACAGAAGCCAACTCAGATGACGAACTGATCACAAACAGCAATACTACCACTAAGGAGGAGACTACTGAGCAAATGAAACCTGTGGTGTCAGACACAAGTGATGGAAAGAAGCCAGAGGAAAagactgaaaaggaaaaaacgGTGGGGACAAATGGAAACAGTTCCCCACCCACTGATTCTGTAGTATTGCCTACCTCTGCCCCAGCTCCACTCGGCATAGCTGCACCCCCGCAAGCCACCAATCACAGTCCTAGTTTGGGCTCAGTTTCCAGTAGGAAGACGGCCACATTCAAAGCGCGCGTACCCaagaaaaaatacatgtatGAGCACTTTGCTAACAATGCAAGTGTCACAAATAATATTCCTATCTCCAGCCCTGCTCTCATATCTAACAGCTACGGCAGTATCAACAGTAAAAACAGTGAAAGTGTGAATACtctcaataatatttttaagcaTAGTAACAATATTCCTAACAGCATTAATAAAGGCACTAATGTGAGCATAAATAGCAGTACTTCCAATATCACTACAAGTGGTATTACCAGTATGACTAGCAGTAGTAACAGTTGTGCTGGAAGCCAAAGTACTTATATAAATAGCATTAATAGCAGAAGTAATAATTGCGCAGGTACTCAGCCATCAGTGTTAACAGTAGACAGTAAAGCTacagaaacaaaccattttGTCTCAGTGAAGGATAAAACCCTCAGGACATCACATTCCAAGGAAAAAGACTCACTCACTGGGGAAAATGAATTGGAGGGTGCCCCTAACTCGGCACGCTCTTCCTCTACCGATACAGCTAGTGAGCATTCTTCTGACCTGGATGTGATGGAGGCAACAGGACCAAATGCTAATATCCACATCCTTGCTCCTTTCCAAAACTCACACCCTAAAGAGGTCAGTCTTTCAGAGGGACTAGCTGAAGCTCTGGCTAAAGGCATGAAAAACCAGAGAGTTCTGGCTCGCCaacgaaaaagaaaaatggagagtGACATGAAGACTGCCAACGGTAAAGATTCCTGCCTCCAATCTCCTGtgtttagaccaggggtggtgCGCAGGGTAAGTGGAGGTAGTGTTGAAGTTCAGCTCCAAGGAGAAGAAACCCTTGTTAAATACCCCTTTTGTGGTAGGACTATGGTGACACCCTCTATAGAGGCTGAGAGTGCTGTCTACTTCATCTTAGATGCACCCCCACCTGGCATTTCCCCCGTAGCTGTTGGGACTCGAGTGTGTGTCCCATTTGGTGAGGAGGAAAGGAGTCCTCTGTTGTACAGAGAGGGGGTTGTTGTTCAGGTGGACCCCCACCCTGGTGTCTCGTTTCCTTACCAGGTACTCCTAAACGAAGACAGAGAAACTCTGGGTGAAAAGTTGGtgggggagaaagaaaaaggcaaaGTAACGGGTCGGGTTGTCTGGGTGTCCCGACAGAGCCTGAGACTACTCATCCCTCCGTGGGAGGTCTCCCAGTTAGACGGTGGAAAAGCAAAGGAGAGAGAGCTTGAGAGGGAAAGGGAGGAGAGAGAGCGCCGGGAGGAGATGGAGGTAGAGAGAGAAGTTTGCCAGTTAAGTATCGGCATGGGGGTGCTGGGAGGTGGAGCACGGCTGGGCCCTGGATTTTCACATGAGGGCGCTGCAGGAGTACACACCTCTGGAACTATGCATTCACCTGCCAGTTCCTCCACTGTAAGCTCCAGTGTAGTAGCCGTCACAAGTCATGGATGTGAAAGCAACTTGTCGggcagagaaagacagaaacagccTAACACACCAGAGGAAGATGTCGAGGTATCTCATTTTAACATGGGTAATTCCATTGGTCCAAAAGCAAACACTGGAACCTCCCAGTACAGAAACATTGTCTCCAAGCCGAGTAGTTACGTTCCTACATCCACTCACCTCTCATTGGTGAGGGGTGTAGGGCCACCTCATCTCTCTACAATAACTAGTCCTCTGCCAACCCCATCCCCTGCTTTACTGACCCCTGAAATAAGCAACACCACTCCAAACCTACCTCTAACCAAAACCACTCCCACCCAGACCCCTACTCCCACTTCTGGTGTGGGCTCCTCTCCGGGCTCCTCCCGTTCTAGGACTCCTCTCTCGCTGGCtcagcagaaatacaaaaaaggcGATGTGGTGTGCACTCCCAATGGCATCCGTAAGAAGTTCAATGGGAAGCAGTGGAGGAGGTTGTGCTCTAGGGAGGGCTGTATGAAGGAGTCTCAGCGTCGAGGATACTGCTCTAGACACTTGTCCATGAAAACCAAAGAGATGGAGGCAGCAGGGGGGGAGAAAGGAGGGGGAGGCAGCAGCTCAGGGACGGTGACCCCTTCAGACCTTCGGGGGAGGGCAAGCAGTGAGTTTGAGTGGGACGAGACCTCAAGAGAGAGCAGTGAGACCAGCAGCAGAGGAGACTCCAGACCTCGTTTGgtccttccttccctcctcccCCATGAACTGTCGTCAAGGTTTGATTTAGATGAGTGCGAGGCTGCCACCATGCTTGTGTCGTTAGGAAGCTCCCGCTCTGGCACTCCTTCCTTTTCCCCTATCTCCAATCAGTCTCCCTTCTCCCCTGCCCCCTCTCCCTCACCCTCTCCACTGTTTGGTTTCAGGCCGGCCACCTTCTCCCCTATTACTGCATCCCCAGTCTTACAACACCGGCGACACCGGCAGCCCAGTGGTACAGGGGGTGGAGGGGGAGGGGGCAGTAAACCAACAACCCTAACAGGAGCAGGTGAAAGGGAGAGACATGTTTCGGGCGTCCAGCCCTCCTTCCACAGTAACCTGACGTTTACGGTCCCCATGAGCCCcagcaaaagaaaatcagatgcacctcctccaccacctctTCCCTCACACCACCACGATTACACACCCAAAACAGAGCTGGAGCTGGGGGACCTCAACAACTCTTTCAGGGTGCTTTCGCCCCAAACACCAGCATCACATTCCCGCACACATACACCCACCCTCTCCCAGTTTAAAGGACTGAACACACCTTCTTCCAGCAGGCCCCcatcctctgctgctgcctctcctcctcctctgctggtGTCCGCAACCCCTCCCTCTCCCCTCTCCACTGACGGAGGGCTTCGGCGAGTGGTCCCTATACCCCAGCAGACTTTGCGGGACTCCCCTGTCATTGTTCGAAATCCTGAAGTCCCATTAGTGAAGTTCACAGAGTCTCCCttagaaagaggaggaggaagaaacgAGGCAGCTATAGATAACACCCCACCTAAAGACATTGCTTTAACCCCCCTTACTCCTCAACCCGTCACGGGCCTCCAGGTTCCTGTCCCAATtaatgctgctgcagcaacagtACCCAACGGTACTGTCTACTTGCGGAGCCCAGCCCAAACTCTAGTACTTGTTTCCCCGACATCTTCCTCTCTACCTTCCACTGACCCTACTGCCACCCCCCTCCAAGCCCTCTCGGTTGCCGTAAGCACAACAGTGACAGCTTCAGTTCTGAGTAGCACGGACAGCTCCGGAGAACGACAAGACAACAAGTGTACCGGGTTTGGTGGAGAGGTCCAGCAGCCGGTTCCCTGTCACCCCTCTCCCACAGCTCTGCTCCCTCTGATCCTACCAACGGAAAGTCTGCACCCTGCCCCTCGAAAGGACATCATCATGGGACGTCCTGGCACAG TGTGGACCAATGTAGAACCACGGTCAGTTCCAGTCTTCCCTTGGCATTCATTGGTTCCTTTCCTGGCACCCACCCAATCAGATGCTCCGTCTCATCCTAGTGAGGGTCAGCACCCTGTCAACCACCCTCAAGCAACCAGTCTAAAGACAG ATTGTCAGGGGGTGGCAGCGCTGTCACAGGAGCCTGCAGAGGCACCTCCCACTGTAGAGAAAAGTCCCCCATCCAGGCCTCCCCCTTCGTCTGATGAGCCTCTTCCAGAGAAGGAGAAGGGAGATGTGGAGAGGGAAAGACCTGACAGCGAAACCGAGAGTGATGTAGATGACCC CTTCCTCCCAGGAGTTGTACCAGAGCAGCCTCTCTCCACCTCCCCAGTAAAGCGACGTACTCAGTCTCTCAGTGCGTTGCCCAAAGATGGAGACAAGAGCAGTCCAGGAAAG AGGGAGAAGGATCACATCCGGCGACCAATGAATGCATTTATGATTTTCAGTAAGCGTCATCGAGCGTTAGTGCACCAACGGCACCCAAACCAGGACAACAGGACAGTCAGCAAGATTCTTGGGGAGTGGTGGTATGCCCTGGGAGCTATGGAGAAAAAGAAGTACCATGACTTGGCCTTCCAG gtgAAAGAGGCCCACTTTAAAGCACACCCAGACTGGAAGTGGTGCAACAAAGACAGGAAGAAGTCCAGCTCTGAAGGTCGTGGTGTCCCAGGAAACAAGGATATCAGAGAAAGAAGCATGTCCGAATCAACAG agcCCCATTCTGTGGAACTCAAGGGTGTGGGTCCAGGTCTGGTGGGTGTGTCAGAGAGGAGCACAGGAGAGGGGCATGTGGGTCAGCTTACCCGGCCCAGAGCCTTTTCCCAGAGTGCCGTGCACAGCCTGGAGAGGGGAGACAGGGGGAACACTCAAGCTCTGGCAGAGCTGGCCCAG ATGTGTGTGGACAGCGGTGGCCAGTTTACCAGCCATGCTCCTGCACCCTCTCAGGCTCAACGGGGGGTCAGTGAGGATATGACCAGTGATGAAGAGCGTATGGTCATCTGTGAAGAGGAAggagatgatgatgtcattg AGGACCCTTATCCCAGCAGCTCCATAGACCTAAAGTGTAAGGAGCGTGTGACCGACAGCGATAGTGAGAACGGTTCAGGAGATGAAGGGGATCGGAAG AGAGTATTTGCGCCCGTCATCTGTTCCACTGCATCATCGTCTTCCTCACACCATACCCCTCATGGCAGGAGTGTCtcactgtcctcttttcccaGCAGCAGACGTTATGATGAGGGCAGATCTGGAGTGGTAGGGTTTTCAGACcacagaagaaaggaaagaagtgATGGAGAGACTAAAGACACTTTAGTGAACGAGGGAGGCAGCAGTATGCAGGCCtcttctctctccatctcttctGCTCAACTGGTCAAATCAACTTCTTCAGCTGGAGGGCCTCCATCCTCATCAGTAGGTTCCCTAGGAGCAAGCCAAGCTCTGGGCATTGGTGCTGTAAGGGTTGCATCTACCGTAGTGACGAACGTGATGCGTCCGGTCATCAGCACACCGCTCCCAATCGCCAGCAAACCTAGAGATGGCGGCCCGTCGTCAAGCCCGCATCCTCCAGAGAGGAAGTCCCTCACTCCCCAGCAGCAGCCCCAAATTCTGATTGGTCCAGGAGGAGGAGTTGGGCCTCCAGCCGGAGGGGGTGGGTGCTACACTTCATCATCACCAAACCCTGTAGGTGCGGGTGGTGTAGTGACTAACTTAGTGTTAGGAGGGGCTCTGCCTGCTCAGTCTGCTGTCCAGCTCATCACTCCCTCCCCTCACCCTCAGCCGTCCCATCAGCATCCTCTTCCCTGTACAGCCGTCTCTGCGTCACACAGCCAAACCAACGGCCCCCTGCCCCTCCTCCAGCCCCAGTTCCTCCCTGGCTCCCCCGCACCGCCCCCCGGGGCTAAGGCCATCACACAAGTTCAGTACATCCTGCCCACCCTCCCTGCCAACACCAACCCCAAGAGCCCACCGCAGAATCTCAGCCAGCCAACCAGTATCTTCAACCTACCCACAGTTCCACCAACACATGTGTCCCTGGCCAATGGGAAACAGCAGGGGGCCGGTCTGCAAACAGGATACGCTCCCAGCCCTGCAGTGGGCGTGGTCAACCCTGGAGCAAGAG TGCAAACCCAGTCTCCGGTGCTCCAGGGTAAAATGTTTGTTCCTATGACAACAGTTCGGACTGCGCAAGCCCCTGCCCAGCAGATTCCCATTGTCACTCCACCCCTTCCCGTCCAGAACGGTGCACAGTCCGGAAGCAAG atTATTCATCTTGCCTCCATGCCGATGGTCCAGTCCCAGCAGCCTCAGGGTGGAGCAGTGCATCATGCCAGCCCCTTCCCAGTAACAGTGGGAGCAGCAGTGGTGGCACCAGGATCTGCCCCCTCCCAGGCGGTGCTGCTGCCGCCTGCACCTACAAG AATTACCTATGTCCAGTCCACCCCGGGGGTGCCATCCACTCTGCCTCTAGTCTCCACAACAACAGGCTCCTCACCCACCCAGCAAGCTCTACCAGTGCCTGGATCTGCTTATGTTCCCTCACCTTTAGCAACCCTTGGGTTTACAGCCATTGCACCACCTGGACAGACACTGGTTCAGCCACTGATTGCAG GTCAGGCCCCTCTGCTCGCCACAGCTCAGTCCCCACAACCCTCCACCGCCGCCCCTGCCTCAGGTTCCGGGGGCCAGATAGTCACCGCCATTTACCCTCCATCACCAAgcgtcaccatggcaacagggGTGGTCTCTATGGCGCCAGTGCCCCCCAGCGTGGTCTACTCTGTCTCTAACCCTTCGAGCGCTTCTCCCCACATCCTGCCGAAACACACGATTGCCCCCTCCACCGTCATGCAGCTCCATCTGCCGCCCCACCCGGACCGCCAAGCGGACAGGCACTTGCCCCCGGACCGATCCGCCGACCGTCAGAGCGACAGGCAGCCCGACAGGCAGGTGGACATCCTGGCACATTCAGACAGACAGGTGGAGAGGCAGAACATAAGCTACAACAGTAACAGCTCGGCAGCACCCCCTAGTGGCTCAACTGCGTCCATAAGGCCCAGCAGTCCTCCACTTCAGATCCAAGCACCTG GCAGCACACCCAAGTTACTACATCTTCCAGTCAGGCTCCCCCAGAAAGTAAAAGCAACGGTGGCAACCATTCCTGTTGGCAGCTATGACGGAGGTGGCCGAGGGAAAGACAGAGAACGAGAcaaagagagggagaaggaaAGGGAGAGAGAACGAGAGCGagagaaggagagggagagagaagcAGCAGCCAACAGTCATTTCTCCTTTGAGCCTGAGCCTTCAGGGCACACGGGGTCTCCGGCAGCACATCCCAGTGATGAGCCGCCGTCCTCCGACACACCTCTGGAGGGTTCCAGCACCGCGGACTCCTCTGACCCAAGGAACAGGGAAAGCACAACAACCAAAGAG GGTGGGTGGAAGGAGActctcccctcctctcctctcccccCTCCGTCAGCCACAGAGCCCGCTTTGCCTCCTCCACAGACTGACAAAGACGGACCTACACCCAAAAAGATCAAAGCCCGCCCACCACCACTAAAGAAAACCTTCGACTCTGTCGACAA GACTGGCAGGGTTCTCTCAGAGGTATATTTTGAGGAGCGGTTTGCCGAGCTGCCGGAGTTTCGACCCGAGGAGGTTTTGCCGTCACCCACCCTGCAGAGTCTGGCCACGTCACCTCGCGCCATCCTGGGCAGCTATCGTCGCAAGAGGAAGAACTCAACAG ATTTGGACTCTGCACCTGATGAGCAAGCCTCTCCAAAGAGGAAGAGTCGGCGGCgttccagctgcagctctgaacCCAACACACCTAAAAGTGCTGCCAAATGTGAAGGAGACATCTTCACCTTCGACAGAGCAG CCACAGATGGAGAGGACATTCTGGCAGAACTGGAGTTTGAAAAGGTGCCGTATTCGTCCCTGCGACGAACTCTTGACCAGAGGAGGGCGCTGGTCATGCAGCTGTTCCAGGAGCAGGGCTTCTTTCCGTCAG CTCAGGCCACTGCAGCATTCCAGACAAGATACTCCGACATTTTCCCCTCCAAGGTGTGTCTGCAGCTGAAGATCAGGGAGGTGCGGCAGAAGATCATGCAGACAGCGACACCCTCTGATGCCTCCATTTTAGGCCCGTCAGAGTCCGCTGCATCGGCTCCAGGACCGTCCGGCTCccaggtgggggagggggctGGCAAAGGAGGTGGAGACCTGCATGATGAGGAAGTGGAACAGGGAGCAGACGCGAGTCCAGAGGAGCTTCGTGAGTCACAGGACTCTTCTAGATGA